One stretch of Brachyhypopomus gauderio isolate BG-103 chromosome 10, BGAUD_0.2, whole genome shotgun sequence DNA includes these proteins:
- the bacc1 gene encoding BPTF-associated chromatin complex component 1: protein MTSASTKVGEIFSAAGAAFSKLGELTMQLHPVADSSPAGAKWTETELALLRSAVRRFGDDLNSISAVIKERTVAQIKTTVKRKLYEDSRVPLSTEPPKKTVKKIAMATAPAAMATGMVTVSASQVVTTGLQSTSSLPPTIKKPKTADVTLSALNDSDVNSDLVDIEGLGEGSNKKPNFDQESLSLDSSLIMNSSDLPLLSR, encoded by the exons ATGACGTCGGCTTCTACCAAG GTAGGTGAAATCTTCTCTGCAGCAGGCGCTGCCTTCAGTAAACTGGGAGAACTTACAATGCAGCTGCACCCAGTGGCCGACTCGTCTCCTGCAGG AGCCAAATGGACGGAGACTGAGCTGGCGCTGTTGCGCTCGGCCGTCAGGCGCTTTGGGGATGATTTAAACAGCATCAGCGCCGTCATTAAGGAACGTACTGT TGCCCAGATTAAGACCACAGTGAAGAGGAAACTGTATGAGGACAGCCGTGTTCCCCTGTCAACAGAGCCCCCAAAAAAAACTGTGAAGAAAATTGCCATGGCCACAGCTCCAGCTGCCATGGCGACAGGCATGGTAACGGTCTCCGCCTCTCAAGTTGTGACAACTGGACTTCAAAGCACTTCCTCTTTACCACCCACGATTAAGAAACCGAAAACTGCAG ATGTGACTCTCAGTGCACTGAATGACTCTGATGTCAATAGTGACTTGGTGGATATTGAAGGACTTGGAGAGGGTTCCaacaaaaaacccaactttGATCAGG AGAGTCTCAGTCTGGACTCCAGCCTCATAATGAACTCCAGTGATCTGCCTTTACTTTCACGGTGA
- the rnasekb gene encoding ribonuclease kappa-B — translation MPSLLFCGPKLAACGIVLSIWGVIMLVMLGIFFSAKSAVLIEDVPFTEEDIRNDKNPPQTIYGLYNQVGINCFIAAAIYVGVGAVSLCQVRLNKRQEYMVT, via the exons ATGCCATCTTTGTTGTTTTGTGGCCCCAAATTGGCCGCGTGTGGAATTGTGCTAAGCATATGGGGAGTTATAATGCTG GTGATGTTGGGGATTTTCTTCAGCGCAAAATCTGCAGTGTTGATCGAGGATGTTCCCTTTACTGAAGAAGACATTCGCAATGA CAAAAACCCACCCCAGACAATCTATGGACTGTACAACCAAGTGGGCATCAACTGTTTCATTGCTGCAGCCATCTATGTTGGAGTCGGGGCCGTTTCTCTGTGCCAGGTTCGCCTGAACAAACGTCAGGAGTATATGGTGACTTAA